The Branchiostoma floridae strain S238N-H82 chromosome 8, Bfl_VNyyK, whole genome shotgun sequence genome has a segment encoding these proteins:
- the LOC118421585 gene encoding uncharacterized protein LOC118421585 isoform X1 translates to MGESIRYTACFLFRVLCVLFQRALSTTGVPKGSTTRSIQARQANINVAALLPGAAPPRARSPQPGRTAQAPRPQPDAPRPKPDAPRPKPDARFDSKKPADPERAGPKVDLEELRNVRQDLKFAPMPKGKSYAELEHKLGKNLEVQLTSDNGDTGGFRCRH, encoded by the exons ATGGGCGAG TCTATCAGATACACGGCTTGTTTCCTGTTCCGTGTGCTTTGTGTCCTGTTCCAGAGAGCGCTGTCCACAACTGGTGTCCCGAAGGGTTCCACCACGAGGAGTATCCAGGCCAGACAG GCTAATATCAACGTTGCTGCCCTGTTACCCGGGGCCGCCCCTCCCCGCGCACGGTCCCCACAGCCAGGACGCACCGCGCAGGCACCACGACCACAGCCGGATGCGCCACGACCAAAGCCGGATGCGCCACGACCAAAGCCGGATGCAAGGTTCGACAGTAAAAAA CCTGCTGATCCAGAGCGCGCGGGGCCAAAAGTAGACCTCGAAGAATTACGCAACGTTAGACAAGACCTGAAGTTTGCACCTATGCCTAAAGGCAAATCCTACGCAGAGTTAGAGCACAAGTTAGGTAAG AATCTAGAGGTTCAGCTCACGAGTGACAATGGAGATACGGGTGGTTTCAGATGTAGACATTAG
- the LOC118421585 gene encoding uncharacterized protein LOC118421585 isoform X2, translated as MGESIRYTACFLFRVLCVLFQRALSTTGVPKGSTTRSIQARQANINVAALLPGAAPPRARSPQPGRTAQAPRPQPDAPRPKPDAPRPKPDARFDSKKPADPERAGPKVDLEELRNVRQDLKFAPMPKGKSYAELEHKLESRGSAHE; from the exons ATGGGCGAG TCTATCAGATACACGGCTTGTTTCCTGTTCCGTGTGCTTTGTGTCCTGTTCCAGAGAGCGCTGTCCACAACTGGTGTCCCGAAGGGTTCCACCACGAGGAGTATCCAGGCCAGACAG GCTAATATCAACGTTGCTGCCCTGTTACCCGGGGCCGCCCCTCCCCGCGCACGGTCCCCACAGCCAGGACGCACCGCGCAGGCACCACGACCACAGCCGGATGCGCCACGACCAAAGCCGGATGCGCCACGACCAAAGCCGGATGCAAGGTTCGACAGTAAAAAA CCTGCTGATCCAGAGCGCGCGGGGCCAAAAGTAGACCTCGAAGAATTACGCAACGTTAGACAAGACCTGAAGTTTGCACCTATGCCTAAAGGCAAATCCTACGCAGAGTTAGAGCACAAGTTAG AATCTAGAGGTTCAGCTCACGAGTGA
- the LOC118421585 gene encoding uncharacterized protein LOC118421585 isoform X3, whose amino-acid sequence MGERALSTTGVPKGSTTRSIQARQANINVAALLPGAAPPRARSPQPGRTAQAPRPQPDAPRPKPDAPRPKPDARFDSKKPADPERAGPKVDLEELRNVRQDLKFAPMPKGKSYAELEHKLGKNLEVQLTSDNGDTGGFRCRH is encoded by the exons ATGGGCGAG AGAGCGCTGTCCACAACTGGTGTCCCGAAGGGTTCCACCACGAGGAGTATCCAGGCCAGACAG GCTAATATCAACGTTGCTGCCCTGTTACCCGGGGCCGCCCCTCCCCGCGCACGGTCCCCACAGCCAGGACGCACCGCGCAGGCACCACGACCACAGCCGGATGCGCCACGACCAAAGCCGGATGCGCCACGACCAAAGCCGGATGCAAGGTTCGACAGTAAAAAA CCTGCTGATCCAGAGCGCGCGGGGCCAAAAGTAGACCTCGAAGAATTACGCAACGTTAGACAAGACCTGAAGTTTGCACCTATGCCTAAAGGCAAATCCTACGCAGAGTTAGAGCACAAGTTAGGTAAG AATCTAGAGGTTCAGCTCACGAGTGACAATGGAGATACGGGTGGTTTCAGATGTAGACATTAG